Below is a genomic region from Hippea sp. KM1.
TTCAGAGAGGCCTTAAAGGTGATTGAATGTGGCCTGATGGTGAGAAAAGTGAGAATGTTTGGGGATACTTTTGGGGTTTTATAGCCCGATATGCAGTTTAATTGGCTTTTCAGCTGGGAAAATATATCTAAAGAGCTTCTCCAGTATTTCTCCTATCGGTTATAATAAACTAAAAAAGCCAATCTTGAGGCCGCTCTCAAGATTGGCTTAATGATGGGCTTTCAAATGGTGCCGAGACGTGGAATCGAACCACGGACACAGGGATTTTCAGTCCCTTGCTCTACCAACTGAGCTATCTCGGCAACCGCCACCATTTATACATAACTTTTCTAAAAAGTCAATACCTTTTTGGGGTGTTGATATAAATCATAAAAAAGAAAGCCTTAAAGTTGGGCTTTGTCTTGATTGGCCTAGGTGTTTAGAGGGTCTCTATATTCTTGTTAAACCTCGATAAATTATGTATGATTAAGGCATGATAGAATGCAACGGATTGGTTAAAAGCTATAGAAAAAGGGTTGTTGTCAATAATGTGAATATAAACGCAAAGGAAGGCGAGATTGTTGGGCTTTTGGGCCCTAACGGTGCTGGCAAAACCACGACATTCTATATGATAGCAGGCCTGATCAGACCCGATAAAGGCTCGGTTTACATAAACGGGGAGGATATAACCCACCTGCCCATGTATAAAAGGGCGCAAAAGGGGCTTTCTTATCTGCCGCAGGAGCCTTCCATCTTCAGGGGCATGACCGTTGAGGAGAATATAGATGCCGTGCTTGAGTTTCTCTATGATGACCCCAAGACAAGAAAACTTATTCTTCAGAGACTGCTTGAGGATTTAAACATATCGCACATAAGG
It encodes:
- the lptB gene encoding LPS export ABC transporter ATP-binding protein, with amino-acid sequence MIECNGLVKSYRKRVVVNNVNINAKEGEIVGLLGPNGAGKTTTFYMIAGLIRPDKGSVYINGEDITHLPMYKRAQKGLSYLPQEPSIFRGMTVEENIDAVLEFLYDDPKTRKLILQRLLEDLNISHIRNTKAYAVSGGERRRVEVARALATKPKFILLDEPFAGIDPIIVDELKGIIKDLAKRGIGIIITDHNVREILDIVDRAYLLFDGKIVREGKPDELTQDEKVIDMYLGKRFCL